The genomic DNA tctgggattgatttgcacttttcgtaccaaagtacgttcatctctaggagacagaaagcgtctccttcctgagtggtatgacggctgtgtggtcccatggtgtttatacttgcgtaatattgtttgtacagatgaacgtggtaccttcaggcgtttggaaattgctcccaaggatgaaccagacttgtggaggtctacaattttctttctgaggtcttggctgatttcttttgatttccccatggtgtcaagcaaagaggcactgagtttgaaggcaggccttgaaatacatccacagatacaccaccaattgactcaaattatgtcaattagcctatcagaagcttctaaagctatgacatcatttccttgaattttccaagctgtttaaaggcacagtcaacttagtgtatgttaacttctgacccactggaattgtgatacagtgaattataagtgaaataatctgtttgtaaacagttgccaaaactatagtttgttcagaagaaatttgtggagtggttgaaaaacgagttttaatgactccaacctaagtgtttgtaaacttccgacttcaactgtacaatcAATCAGTCACATGCCTACCCTCAGCCGTGTGACTTGTGTCTGAGGATCGATTAGCctgaaaacaaaaacaacacacaGGATAAGTCTGTGAATTGAATGAATTTCCATGCCTGTATAATAAGGGCAAAGAGCTTGTGTCTCACTTCAGGCATTCACAGGTGACCAGCAGGTGAGACTCTGTCATCCTGAAGATGTTGTGTATGGCTCTGGCTGCTAGGATCTGTCTCATGGTCTCATAGATGACGTCAGAGCTGTCCGCATTCTGCACCTCCATACAGCCCAGGAAACGCGCAAAGAACAGCTGGTGCAGGATAGAGCCTGGATGGACACATATTGTCAATTTTCTTTTCTCTTTCCACAGAAATTCATCTTTCGCTTTTAACCTGACCACctaagagagaaacacacacacacacacacacacacacacacacacacacacacacacacacacacacacacacacacacacacacacacacacacacacacacacacacacacacacacacacacacacacacacacacacactcatacacacacctaCCTTCACTCTCCTCAGCTGGTGTGCCTCCGGATTCACCAAAAGGATTGGTCCTTCTTTCAAAAAAGGGGAAGCAAAGAAACACACCCACATCTTAAGAACATGACTGGCACAGTGTAGTAGACTCAGAACTATTTTCCATTCAACACATACCATGGGTTAGTCCTGCCCCTATACACCGTTAAGGAAACCCTGGGTAGTACTGACCTTCCCAGTCCGGCAGCCTTCGCCCGTCCTGCGTCCTCCTCGCTGACTGGAGAGATGATGTCAAACTGGATGGGCGTGTTTGGAGCCACCAGTGCGTCCAAGGAGAGGACGGAGAGGGCCGGAGAGGCCATCTCAGAGCCTGCCGAGCTCACACTGCTGGCCCGCGCTGCCGGTGGCCGCCCTTGTCTACACGGGACGGATAGATGTAGAGACGGATGGACGAGACCCAGGGAACAGAAAAGAGATGGGAGGTTAGAGAGATGGAAACGAGGGATGCTAGCCTCATTGAACATAAGAAAAAAGGTGTACTCAAGAAACCTTTCACTACAGTAGGGTCAGGAGTTTTTCCAGACCATGTGACTAAACCAGGAAAAACACTTGTCTCCAAGTTACAGGGTGAGCTAGGCTAGTTATAGGCTGTAATGTGTATAACCAAGCCTAGAGATTTTCGTAGTcagatcaggaaaaactccaggcccaAATAATGAAGTCTATGATTGTGTGAGGAGAGACGGTTCAGAAACCCACGTGCTCGGCCGCAAACTCTCATGCCTCTGCTGGAAGGAGGGAGACGGTGTCACAGCCTCAAGAGCTGATTGATTCACTCTGGCTGCGATCTCCTGCCAATAGAAAGAGGGCATTTCAGCAAAGAGGAAATGCGCTTggcaacagagagaaagagggcagaTGAGATTCACACTAACCACATCCCATCCCAGACATCCAGCACTGGCTAGGTGAATGTCacaccatggacacacacagggGTGTTGGAGCATTGCTCTATCTATGATAATATCAATCTAAATATAAAGACGATGCAAGCACAGGCTTTTCCAGAGCATAGCAAGATACTCACCTCTGGGTTCTCACTGAGATATATCCTCTTTGAGATGTTGTTAATCGTTGCAATCCactgagggagggaagaggagcaCAGGACAGTGTTATTAAGAGATACCACAGCTACATTATACATTTATACAATACATAAACACATCCACAATACATTTCATTAAAACTACTGTCGCACCTCTTCACAATCCTTCCTGCTCTCTGCCTGCAAGATGGCCACTCTGAAACAAAGACAGAGCGCATCAGTAACGTCTGTGGAAATTCACATTTTCTTTTGTGACTAAGTTAGAAATGTTCAGGTAAAAACAACACTTCATAAAGCGGTTATCGCtagttaaaaaatttaaaaaagcttTAATATGCAGTCAATTACTTCTTGCCGTCGAAGGATGTGATCTGGAAGCAGAAGCGTCGGTCCTCACAGTCCACGGCCATGACGGAGCAGTTGTCTATATCCATGACAAGACCCCCCGCCACCTCCCCCCGCGCCTGGCTCATCAGGTTCCCTCCCTGGGTGAAGAAGTACTGCCGCTCCCAGGATGAAGACACTAAGCCCGTTTTACTTAGGAAACACATTTAGGAGTAAAAACATGGTAGAAACATATCGTCGTTCCGATTAAGGCATTTTGGACCGTATTCACTTTCACTAGAAATGAATAAAAGCATCAGTTTAAAAACAAGCAGGAGCTGCCGTACTGTTGCTTCAAATAGAAACGAGCAgactttttatttgatttactaaCCCAGGTGTTTATTTAAAATATATGTTGGTCTTGAACTACAGTGTTGCAGGACTGAGGAAGGTCAGTTTGTTTGGCTAGGCAGTCATTTCTTACTTGCGAGTGTTGAGGTAGCCGGCCTTGCGTGTGAGGTTGCGGTTGACAGGAACCAGGCTGGGGTCAGGGTCGGGCATGTAGAGGAGGTCATTGGCCTGCTCCATATCCTGGATGGTCTGTTGCATCACATCCACCTCCCCGGCCATCTCCCTGCGGACACTGGACACAACCAAACACATTACACGCCCGGCCTTAGAAACATTGTAAGCAATATGACAATTCCACTTGGCCTCATGGAGGGCAAGATGGAGCTACCACCATTGCTGAAGACTATCCAATCTTTTCAGATCTCTACAAATCCCAAAGGGTTGGGGGATAGGAGATGAAGCTTACTTCTGAACACTGGTTCCTATGTCGGTGAGGAAGTCTTCCCACTGCTGGGTCAGGTTCTCTGATCCCAGCTTGAAGAAGCTGATCTGGGATATCAGGTTCTCCAGCTGATCCCGAGctacagagagcgagcgagagagagaaagaaatgaagAAGCTGATCTGGGATATACCGAGAGACAGACATGCTGGTCAGAAATATATGCTCcagcagggagagaaagaaagaaatacaaagtgagtgagagagagaaagaaatacagacagcgagcgagagaaagaaatacagagagcgagcgagagagagaaagaaatacagagagcgagcgagagagaaagaaatacagagagcgagcgagagagagaaagaaatacagagagcgagcgagcgagagaaagaaatacagagagcgagcgagagagagaaagaaatacagagagcgagcgagagagagaaagaactacagagagcgagcgagagagagagagaaagaaatacagagagcgagcgagagaaagaaatgcagagagcgagcgagagagagaaagaaatacagagagcgagagagagagagagagaaagaaatacagagagagagagagaaagaaatacagagcgagagagagagagagaaagaaatacagagagcgagcgagagagagaaatacagagagcgagcgagagagagaaatacagagcgagcgagagagagaaagtaaggcTGATGTACCTGTGCTTGCATGTATCCCAGCAGTGGCTCCAGGAGGGACATCTTCTTCTTGTACTGCAGCATGTTGAGGGCTGTGAAGTAGTGCATCATGGTCTGGTGCTGCTTCTTCCTGGAGGTGTACACATCCTCCATCACCTCACCCTTCACCTGGAGagaagacgcacacacacacacatacacaacaaacGCACGCAGACATACACACGGAAGCGCGCACACAAATGTCAGGTTTTATTTGGCAAGGAAGTTATTGTTACAACAACGTCACGTTATATTAAGAAACCTTACCTTCTCATTGTCCCTCCTTTTAGAAAGACGGCTGTATCTGTTGATGGCCATGTCGTGATCTGTCGACAGAAAATGTGTTATTACATTTACAACATGGGCTTTGTAACAAGACATCATGCCAACATCACAACATTAATTTTTCATGTTTTACTGAATAGTTGGCAATCTGGAACACTTCCTTCAGGGTCAGGATCTCTGTAGGGgaaggggaagagaaagagaaagagaaagagaaagagaaagagaaagagaaagagaaagagaggttaaCGTCCATTTCAAACGTCTCACATTCTGCCACTACCAAGCGCAGCCACCCTCGAACGACATGCCCTTGGGGACCAGGGCTCCGATCCCCAGTCCCACCTCTTCACCATTCATCCCTCtaatctgtctccatctctcttaaATGTACATGATCTCTGTATAAACAATACAACATGAGAATGGAACTCTTTCAGAGTCCTACCTTTTAAGTCCCTCTCCTTAAACTGAGTGATGGGAAACATCATGGCATCAGCCAGCTGAGTGGACAGCACTGCATGACAGGAACTCAGCTGTGGGAGAGAAGACAGGTTAGTTACGTTACTGTTATCTCCTCAGGGAAACGTGTCTTGTGTTTCTCATCAgacaggtggagaggagaggtgggggaggttagagagatggaagagagagaaggaaggaagaaagatgGAAGGGATATGGAAAAAACAGAGTGAAGGAAGGGATGGCTTGAAGTGAAGAGTGAGGGAGTAGCCTGTGTGGAGTGAATGATGGGAGAGGttaagacagagagaaggaaaggagagaaaaaaagggagaggttaagacagacaggaggaaaggagaacagaaagagagaggttaagacagacagaaggacaggagaacagaaagggagaggttaagacagacagaaggaaaggagaacagaaagggagaggttaagacagacagaaggaaaggagaacagaaacagagaggttaacacagacagaaggaaaggagaacagaaacGGAGAGGTTAACACAGAAAGAAGGAAAGtagaacagaaagggagaggttaagacagacagaaggaaaggagaacagaaagggagaggttaagacagagagaaaggaaaggagagaaaaaaagggagaggttaagacagacagaaggaaaggagaacagaaagggagaggttaagacagacagaaggaaaggagaacagaaagggagaggttaagacaggcagaaggaaaggagaacagaaagggagaggttaagacagacagaaggaaaggagaacagaaagggagaggttaagacagacagaaggaaatgagaacagaaagggagaggttaagacagacagaaggaaaggagaacagaaagggagaggttaagacagacagaaggaaaggagaacagaaagggagaggttaacacagacagaaggaaatgagaacagaaagggagaggttaagacagacagaaggaaaggagaacagaaagggaggggttaagacagacagaaggaaaggagaacagaaagggagaggttgagacagacagaaggaaggaaaggaaaacagaaaggaagaggttaagacagacagaaGAAAAGGAGAACCGAAAGGGAGAGGATAAGACAGAaagaaggaaaggagaacagaaagggagaggttaagacagacagaaggaaaggagaacagaaagggagaggttaagacagagagaaaggaaatgagagaaaaaaagggagaggttaagacagacaggaggaaaggagaacagaaagggagaggttgagacagacagaaggaaaggaaaacagaaagggagaggttgagacagacagaaggaaaggaaaacagaaagggagaggttaagacagacagaaggaaaggagaacagaaagggagaggttaagacagacagaaggaaaggaaaacagaaaggaagaggttaagacagacaggaggaaaggaaaacagaaagggagaggttaagacagacagacggaaaggagaacagaaagggagaggttaagacagagagaaaggaaaggagagaaaaaaaagggagaggttaagacagacaggaggaaaggagaacagaaagggagaggttaagacagacagaaggaaaggaaaccagaaagggagaggttgagacagacaggaggaaaggagaacagaaagggagaggttaagacagacagaaggaaaggagaacagaaagggagaggttgagacagacagaaggaaaggagaacagaaagagggagaggttaagacagacagaaagaaaggagaacagaaagggagaggttaagacagacagaaggaaaggagaacagaaagggagaggttaagacagacagaaggaaaggagaacagaaagggagaggttaagacagacagaaggaaaggagaacagaaagggagaggttaacacagacagaaggaaatgagaacagaaagggagaggttaagacagacagaaggaaaggagaacagaaagggagaggttaagacagacagaaggaaaggagaacagaaagggagaggttgagacagacataaggaaaggaaaggaaaacagaaagggagaggttgagacagacagaaggaaagcagaaagggagaggttaagacagacagaaggaaaggagaacagaaagggagaggttaacacagacagaaggaaatgagaacagaaagggagaggttaagacagacagaaggaaaggagaacagaaagggagaggttaagacagacagaaggaaaggagaacagaaagggagaggttgagacagacagaaggaaggaaaggaaaacagaaaggaagaggttaagacagacagaaggaaaggagaacCGAAAGGGAGAGGATAAGACAGAaagaaggaaaggagaacagaaagggagaggttaagacagacagaaggaaaggagaacagaaagggagaggttaagacagagagaaaggaaa from Oncorhynchus clarkii lewisi isolate Uvic-CL-2024 chromosome 7, UVic_Ocla_1.0, whole genome shotgun sequence includes the following:
- the LOC139413243 gene encoding DCC-interacting protein 13-alpha-like isoform X2, yielding MPGIDKLPIEETFEDSPQTRSLLGVFEEDAAAISKYSQQLFQAMHRIYDAQNELSAATHLTSKLLKGYEKQRFPLCCDDEVMSSTLQQFAKVIDELSSCHAVLSTQLADAMMFPITQFKERDLKEILTLKEVFQIASTDHDMAINRYSRLSKRRDNEKVKGEVMEDVYTSRKKQHQTMMHYFTALNMLQYKKKMSLLEPLLGYMQAQISFFKLGSENLTQQWEDFLTDIGTSVQNVRREMAGEVDVMQQTIQDMEQANDLLYMPDPDPSLVPVNRNLTRKAGYLNTRNKTGLVSSSWERQYFFTQGGNLMSQARGEVAGGLVMDIDNCSVMAVDCEDRRFCFQITSFDGKKVAILQAESRKDCEEWIATINNISKRIYLSENPEEIAARVNQSALEAVTPSPSFQQRHESLRPSTQGRPPAARASSVSSAGSEMASPALSVLSLDALVAPNTPIQFDIISPVSEEDAGRAKAAGLGRRTNPFGESGGTPAEESEGSILHQLFFARFLGCMEVQNADSSDVIYETMRQILAARAIHNIFRMTESHLLVTCECLKLIDPQTQVTRLRFPLSSVVLCAAHQENKRLFGFVLQTAEGRVDGRPIIVCYIFESNNDGEKICDSVGLAKQIAFHSEMDRKATEKKKEQDRAKEKQQEELNKQKQIEKDLEEQSRLIATFSRPTPLAAGTDGQFLVLSNSQSEDSDAGVEGREKGESEA
- the LOC139413243 gene encoding DCC-interacting protein 13-alpha-like isoform X1 translates to MAINRYSRLSKRRDNEKVKGEVMEDVYTSRKKQHQTMMHYFTALNMLQYKKKMSLLEPLLGYMQAQISFFKLGSENLTQQWEDFLTDIGTSVQNVRREMAGEVDVMQQTIQDMEQANDLLYMPDPDPSLVPVNRNLTRKAGYLNTRNKTGLVSSSWERQYFFTQGGNLMSQARGEVAGGLVMDIDNCSVMAVDCEDRRFCFQITSFDGKKVAILQAESRKDCEEWIATINNISKRIYLSENPEEIAARVNQSALEAVTPSPSFQQRHESLRPSTQGRPPAARASSVSSAGSEMASPALSVLSLDALVAPNTPIQFDIISPVSEEDAGRAKAAGLGRTNPFGESGGTPAEESEGSILHQLFFARFLGCMEVQNADSSDVIYETMRQILAARAIHNIFRMTESHLLVTCECLKLIDPQTQVTRLRFPLSSVVLCAAHQENKRLFGFVLQTAEGRVDGRPIIVCYIFESNNDGEKICDSVGLAKQIAFHSEMDRKATEKKKEQDRAKEKQQEELNKQKQIEKDLEEQSRLIATFSRPTPLAAGTDGQFLVLSNSQSEDSDAGVEGREKGESEA